In Methanosphaera sp. ISO3-F5, a genomic segment contains:
- a CDS encoding 50S ribosomal protein L19e encodes MNLTTQKKLAAKILKVGVNRVWIDPDHLEEVSRAITRNSIKALINDGVIKAKPVNGISSYRAKKNAEQKKKGRRRGHGSIKGAKKARTPKKEAWMSTIRSLRVVLKDMRANDEIDRTTYRKLYNMAKGGAFRSKSYMKTYAKDHGMLKETGE; translated from the coding sequence ATGAATCTTACCACACAGAAAAAATTAGCTGCAAAAATACTTAAAGTAGGAGTTAACAGAGTATGGATTGATCCAGATCACCTCGAAGAAGTATCCAGGGCAATCACTAGAAATAGTATCAAAGCTTTGATTAATGACGGTGTTATTAAAGCCAAACCTGTTAATGGAATAAGCAGTTACAGAGCAAAAAAGAATGCTGAACAAAAGAAAAAAGGTAGAAGAAGAGGCCATGGTAGTATCAAAGGGGCTAAAAAAGCAAGAACTCCTAAGAAAGAAGCATGGATGAGTACTATTCGTTCTTTAAGAGTTGTACTTAAAGACATGCGTGCTAACGATGAAATCGACAGAACTACATACCGTAAATTATACAATATGGCAAAAGGTGGAGCATTTAGAAGTAAATCATACATGAAAACTTATG
- a CDS encoding 50S ribosomal protein L32e translates to MTKKPTFKRQEYWRYKKLGDSYRRPRGKLSKRRRYQARKPAMARVGYRCPKATRGLHPSGFKDVLVENVEQIKALNPETDAARIAATVGNRKRQLIEAYAKENGVKLLN, encoded by the coding sequence ATGACTAAAAAACCAACTTTCAAAAGACAAGAATATTGGAGATACAAAAAACTTGGTGACAGTTACCGTAGACCTAGAGGTAAACTAAGTAAAAGACGACGATACCAAGCAAGAAAACCTGCAATGGCTAGAGTTGGATACAGATGTCCAAAAGCTACTAGAGGATTACACCCTTCAGGTTTTAAAGATGTATTAGTCGAAAATGTAGAACAAATCAAAGCTTTAAATCCTGAAACGGATGCAGCAAGAATAGCTGCTACAGTAGGAAATAGAAAAAGACAGTTAATTGAAGCATACGCTAAAGAAAACGGGGTAAAACTATTAAATTAA
- a CDS encoding 50S ribosomal protein L6, which produces MVKLADITEIIPIPEDVTVTVEANNDVTVKGNGGEIKRNFNHNNITVTKDDENVTIFVAFPNKKDKAMVGTIKSHISNMIYGVKHGFTYKMKIVYAHFPMTVKVQGKKVTIDNFLGERSPRVAKIIGDDVKVQVKGDDVTITGVNKEHVGQTMANIEQATKIKRRDPRIFQDGIYLVDKRQEELE; this is translated from the coding sequence ATGGTTAAATTAGCAGATATAACAGAGATAATCCCTATTCCTGAAGATGTAACAGTAACAGTAGAAGCAAACAATGATGTTACTGTAAAAGGAAATGGCGGAGAAATTAAGAGAAACTTCAACCATAACAATATTACCGTAACAAAAGATGATGAAAATGTTACAATATTTGTAGCATTCCCAAACAAAAAAGATAAAGCTATGGTAGGAACTATTAAATCACATATTTCAAACATGATTTATGGTGTAAAACATGGTTTTACTTACAAAATGAAAATCGTCTATGCTCACTTTCCAATGACTGTGAAAGTTCAAGGTAAAAAAGTTACAATTGACAACTTCCTAGGGGAAAGAAGTCCACGTGTAGCAAAAATTATTGGTGATGATGTAAAAGTTCAAGTTAAAGGTGACGATGTAACTATCACTGGTGTTAACAAAGAACACGTTGGTCAAACAATGGCTAACATTGAACAAGCTACCAAAATTAAAAGACGGGATCCTCGTATATTCCAAGACGGAATTTACTTAGTAGATAAAAGACAGGAAGAATTAGAATAA
- a CDS encoding 30S ribosomal protein S8 yields the protein MSLMDPLADALTNIRNNELQGNDSATIKPASKLIGHVLSVMQKENYIGNFELVDDGKAGIFNVELAGNINKCGVIKPRHAVKNDEFEEFEKRYLPAKNFGILIVTTPQGVMTHHEAKEAGIGGRLLVYVY from the coding sequence ATGTCTCTTATGGACCCTCTTGCAGATGCTTTAACAAACATCAGAAACAACGAGTTACAAGGTAATGATAGTGCAACTATCAAACCTGCATCCAAACTCATTGGACATGTATTAAGCGTAATGCAAAAGGAAAATTATATAGGAAATTTTGAATTAGTAGATGACGGTAAAGCTGGAATATTCAATGTTGAATTAGCAGGTAACATCAACAAATGTGGTGTTATCAAACCTCGTCACGCTGTAAAAAACGATGAATTCGAAGAATTTGAGAAAAGATACTTACCAGCAAAGAACTTCGGTATTCTTATCGTAACTACACCACAAGGTGTAATGACCCACCACGAAGCTAAAGAAGCTGGAATTGGTGGAAGATTATTAGTTTATGTATATTAG
- a CDS encoding 30S ribosomal protein S14, with protein MIIVPRKYGKAARKCSRCGDHSAIVRRYGLNLCRQCFREIAPKIGFKKYN; from the coding sequence GTGATTATTGTGCCAAGAAAATACGGGAAAGCAGCAAGAAAATGTAGTCGATGCGGAGATCACTCAGCAATAGTAAGAAGATATGGTTTAAACCTTTGTCGTCAATGCTTCAGAGAAATAGCTCCAAAAATCGGATTTAAAAAATATAACTAA